From a region of the Flavobacterium branchiarum genome:
- a CDS encoding LytR/AlgR family response regulator transcription factor: MKNYLYIIIDDNQESVLKTKEVADSFSELIFVASANTYKQGLNLVLEHNPNLIFLEIDPDDKTSNLSLMFINELYHYLRIVPKIIITTTKKDLAFDAIKYGVMDYLLKPLKRADLLKTMLKLDLPNHEVNLISNETVPDYKGALQTDVIELQKINQGLMLCVKSYGDYRYIQANDITYIQADNNSTDIYLNTGEMITAFKTLKYFEAILLHPFIRIHNSYIINRNHIARIHTGNSVCYIKHSTKKLPFSKTYKRNVEIIITEFANGNYIEV, from the coding sequence TTGAAAAATTATTTATACATTATTATTGATGATAATCAAGAAAGTGTTCTGAAAACCAAGGAAGTAGCCGATAGTTTTTCAGAACTAATTTTTGTTGCTAGTGCAAATACATATAAACAAGGATTAAATTTAGTTTTAGAGCACAATCCTAATCTTATATTTCTAGAAATTGATCCCGATGACAAGACTAGTAATCTATCATTGATGTTTATTAATGAACTATATCATTATTTGCGAATTGTTCCCAAAATTATAATTACAACAACTAAAAAAGATCTTGCATTTGATGCAATTAAGTATGGAGTAATGGATTATTTACTCAAACCTTTAAAACGAGCTGATTTGCTCAAAACGATGTTGAAATTGGATTTACCTAATCATGAGGTAAATTTAATAAGTAATGAAACAGTTCCCGATTATAAAGGAGCTCTACAGACAGATGTAATAGAACTACAAAAAATTAATCAAGGTTTAATGCTATGCGTTAAGTCATACGGAGATTATCGATACATTCAAGCAAATGATATAACGTATATACAAGCAGATAATAATTCTACAGATATTTATTTGAACACAGGCGAAATGATAACTGCTTTTAAAACCTTAAAGTACTTTGAGGCTATTTTATTGCATCCATTTATACGAATACACAACAGTTATATTATTAACAGAAACCACATTGCGAGAATACATACTGGGAATTCAGTATGTTACATAAAACACTCTACAAAAAAGCTTCCGTTTTCTAAGACTTATAAAAGAAACGTAGAGATAATAATTACCGAATTTGCTAATGGGAACTATATAGAAGTCTAA
- a CDS encoding DinB family protein yields the protein MKTLEAQVITSEDLLKHWQGHRALTRRVIELFPEKDFFEFSIGGMRTFSELTAELLAIAAPALKSIVERESQPYKEGEEKLIFKAQYLEKWDESTEAINQYWEKLTIEDFSETFNLFGQYEFPIVQNILYFIDNEVHHRGQGYVYLRALGVEPPFFWER from the coding sequence ATGAAAACACTAGAAGCGCAAGTTATTACTTCAGAAGATTTATTAAAACATTGGCAAGGGCATCGTGCATTAACACGTCGTGTAATTGAATTGTTTCCCGAAAAAGATTTCTTTGAATTTTCTATTGGCGGAATGCGTACATTTTCAGAATTAACAGCTGAACTTTTGGCAATTGCAGCGCCAGCTTTAAAAAGTATTGTAGAAAGAGAAAGCCAACCTTATAAGGAAGGAGAAGAGAAACTTATATTTAAAGCGCAATATCTTGAAAAATGGGATGAATCTACGGAAGCGATTAATCAGTATTGGGAGAAGTTAACGATAGAAGATTTCAGTGAGACTTTCAATTTGTTTGGACAATATGAGTTTCCAATCGTTCAGAACATATTGTATTTTATCGATAACGAAGTACATCATCGAGGTCAAGGTTATGTTTACTTGAGAGCCCTTGGTGTTGAACCTCCATTTTTTTGGGAAAGATAA
- a CDS encoding glycine--tRNA ligase — MAKQDDLFKNVVSHAKEYGFIFPSSEIYDGLSAVYDYAQNGVELKKNIREYWWKSMVQMNENIVGLDAAILMHPTTWKASGHVDAFNDPLIDNKDSKKRYRADVLVEDYAEKLNLKAKKEIEKASARFGDAFNEQEFVTTNTRVIEYLAKEKEIRERLGRSLGNGDLEDVKALIEELEIADPETGSRNWTDVKQFNLMFGTKLGASAESAMDLYLRPETAQGIFVNFLNVQKSGRMKVPFGIAQTGKAFRNEIVARQFIFRMREFEQMEMQFFVRPGEEMQWYEHWKTTRLNWHLSLGLGKENYRFHDHEKLAHYANAAADIEFNFPFGFKELEGIHSRTDFDLKAHEQFSGRKLQYFDAELNQNYVPYVVETSVGLDRMFLAVFATSLKEETLEDGSTRTVLKLPAVLAPTKAAVLPLVKKDGLPEISKKIIEDLKWDFNVSYDEKDAVGRRYRRQDALGTPFCITVDHQTIEDQTVTIRHRDTMKQDRVAIADLRSIIEDEVSMKNWLMKM; from the coding sequence ATGGCAAAACAAGACGATTTATTTAAGAATGTAGTTTCGCACGCAAAAGAGTACGGATTTATTTTTCCGTCAAGCGAAATATACGATGGTTTAAGTGCAGTATATGATTACGCGCAAAACGGAGTAGAATTAAAGAAAAATATCCGTGAATATTGGTGGAAATCAATGGTTCAGATGAATGAAAATATTGTAGGACTCGATGCTGCAATATTAATGCATCCTACAACTTGGAAAGCTTCAGGTCACGTTGATGCCTTTAATGATCCATTAATTGACAATAAAGATTCTAAAAAAAGATATAGAGCCGACGTTCTAGTAGAAGATTATGCTGAAAAGCTAAATCTAAAAGCTAAAAAAGAAATCGAAAAAGCGAGTGCTCGTTTTGGAGATGCATTCAATGAGCAGGAATTTGTGACTACAAATACCAGAGTAATTGAATATTTGGCAAAAGAAAAAGAAATTAGAGAACGTCTAGGACGCTCTTTAGGCAACGGAGATTTAGAAGATGTTAAAGCTTTAATCGAAGAACTAGAAATTGCAGATCCAGAAACTGGATCTAGAAACTGGACAGATGTAAAGCAATTCAACTTAATGTTTGGTACTAAATTAGGTGCATCTGCAGAATCTGCAATGGATCTATATTTACGTCCAGAAACAGCGCAAGGTATTTTTGTGAATTTCTTGAATGTACAAAAATCAGGACGAATGAAAGTTCCTTTTGGTATTGCGCAAACTGGAAAAGCGTTTAGAAATGAAATTGTTGCAAGACAGTTTATTTTCCGTATGCGTGAGTTTGAACAAATGGAAATGCAATTTTTTGTACGTCCAGGAGAAGAAATGCAATGGTACGAACACTGGAAAACGACACGTTTAAACTGGCACTTATCTTTAGGATTAGGAAAAGAAAACTACCGTTTTCATGATCACGAAAAGTTAGCGCATTATGCTAATGCAGCTGCCGATATTGAGTTTAATTTCCCTTTTGGTTTCAAAGAATTAGAAGGAATTCATTCTCGTACTGATTTTGATTTAAAAGCACACGAGCAATTTTCTGGTAGAAAATTACAGTATTTTGATGCTGAGTTAAACCAAAATTATGTTCCTTATGTTGTAGAAACTTCAGTAGGATTAGACAGAATGTTCTTGGCAGTTTTTGCTACTTCATTAAAAGAAGAAACATTAGAAGATGGTTCAACAAGAACAGTCTTAAAATTACCAGCAGTTCTAGCACCAACAAAAGCAGCAGTTTTACCATTGGTAAAGAAAGATGGATTACCAGAAATCTCTAAAAAAATAATTGAAGATTTAAAATGGGATTTCAATGTTTCTTATGATGAAAAGGATGCAGTAGGAAGACGTTATAGAAGACAAGATGCTTTGGGAACTCCTTTCTGTATTACAGTAGATCATCAAACTATCGAAGATCAAACAGTAACCATTCGTCATAGAGATACGATGAAACAAGACCGTGTTGCTATAGCAGATTTAAGATCGATTATAGAAGACGAAGTGTCTATGAAAAATTGGTTAATGAAAATGTAA
- a CDS encoding response regulator, whose product MTIDKTSEEKIKNNILIVDDHPFIIEGYKNAITRYKPDEYEFLITQAKDCKSGYDIIVDPAIASFDIAFLDISMPAYEEKEIYSGEDLAKLIMEHMPHCKIILLTMYTELLKIKTIIRTIKPKGLIIKNDLTFDELLFAFDKVMKDNTYYSQSVIEMLEESPKDSIEIDQLDEQILFHLSKGTKTDEIPHYIPISLKATIRRIDNLKGLLNVSQGTDDDLVKEARIKGLL is encoded by the coding sequence ATGACAATTGATAAAACCTCTGAAGAGAAAATTAAGAATAATATACTAATAGTCGATGACCATCCTTTTATAATCGAAGGGTACAAAAATGCAATTACAAGATACAAACCTGATGAGTATGAATTTTTAATCACTCAGGCCAAAGATTGTAAGTCGGGATATGACATTATCGTAGATCCTGCAATAGCCAGTTTTGATATAGCCTTTTTAGACATAAGTATGCCCGCTTATGAAGAAAAGGAAATATATTCGGGAGAAGATTTGGCTAAGCTTATTATGGAACATATGCCCCACTGTAAAATAATATTGCTGACAATGTATACCGAATTACTCAAAATAAAAACGATTATTAGGACTATAAAGCCTAAAGGATTAATTATAAAAAACGACTTAACATTTGATGAATTGCTGTTTGCTTTTGATAAAGTGATGAAAGACAATACATATTATAGTCAGTCGGTTATAGAAATGTTAGAAGAATCTCCAAAAGACTCGATAGAAATTGATCAGCTAGATGAGCAGATTCTTTTTCATTTATCAAAAGGAACCAAGACAGACGAAATTCCACATTATATTCCAATCTCTTTAAAAGCAACTATTAGAAGAATTGATAATCTGAAAGGACTATTAAACGTAAGCCAAGGAACAGATGATGATTTGGTTAAAGAAGCCCGTATTAAAGGGCTTTTATAA
- the thiL gene encoding thiamine-phosphate kinase, whose translation MIEDKNPQRTSIAQLGEFGLIEHLTKNFDVTQESTLKSIGDDAAVLDFKDKKVVVSTDLLIEGVHFDLAYMPLKHLGYKAVVANISDICAMNARPTQITVSVAVSNRFPLEALEELFAGITHATKEYNVDVIGGDTTSSQKGLIISITAIGEADENEIVYRNGAKQTDLLVVTGDIGAAYMGLQVLEREKQVFQVNPNSQPDLDAYTYLIERQLKPEARKDVRTLLHALEIKPTSMIDISDGLSSEIIHLCKQSKVGCNLYEDKLPLDPQFISVCEEFNIDSTTVAINGGEDYELLFTIAMEDFEKIKANPNFSIIGHMTQESEGIHLITRANTKIALKARGWDAITE comes from the coding sequence ATGATTGAAGATAAAAACCCACAACGTACCAGCATAGCGCAATTAGGCGAATTTGGTCTAATTGAGCACTTAACAAAAAACTTTGATGTTACTCAGGAATCTACTTTAAAAAGTATTGGAGATGATGCGGCTGTACTAGATTTTAAGGACAAAAAAGTTGTTGTTTCTACCGATTTATTAATCGAAGGGGTACATTTTGATTTGGCTTACATGCCTTTAAAGCATTTAGGCTATAAAGCTGTCGTAGCTAATATCTCTGACATTTGTGCTATGAATGCTAGACCTACACAGATAACTGTTTCTGTGGCTGTTTCTAATCGTTTTCCGCTTGAAGCGCTTGAAGAGTTATTTGCTGGTATCACTCATGCTACCAAGGAATATAATGTAGATGTAATTGGTGGCGATACTACCTCATCTCAAAAAGGTTTAATCATTAGTATTACTGCAATTGGTGAGGCTGATGAAAATGAAATTGTATATAGAAATGGTGCCAAACAAACTGATTTATTAGTTGTTACTGGCGATATTGGAGCAGCTTACATGGGATTGCAAGTTTTGGAAAGAGAGAAACAAGTTTTTCAGGTAAATCCAAATTCACAACCTGACTTAGATGCGTATACTTATTTAATTGAACGTCAATTAAAGCCCGAAGCGCGCAAAGATGTTCGTACTCTATTACATGCTCTTGAGATTAAACCAACTTCTATGATTGACATTTCAGACGGATTATCTTCTGAAATTATTCATTTATGTAAGCAATCTAAAGTAGGTTGTAATCTATACGAAGACAAATTGCCTCTAGATCCACAATTTATAAGTGTTTGCGAAGAGTTTAATATTGATAGTACGACTGTAGCTATAAATGGTGGAGAAGATTATGAATTACTTTTTACTATCGCTATGGAAGATTTCGAAAAAATTAAGGCAAATCCAAACTTCTCAATTATTGGTCATATGACGCAAGAAAGCGAAGGTATTCACTTGATTACTCGTGCTAATACAAAAATTGCTTTAAAAGCTCGTGGATGGGACGCTATAACTGAATAA
- a CDS encoding helix-turn-helix domain-containing protein, whose translation MSIVTKPNHIGRKISRIRELKDMKQEALAQALGTSQQTVSTIENSETIDEDKLIEVAIALGVTPEAIKNFSEEAVLNIIGNTYHDNGIVNAGVNHNCNFNPLDKVIELYERLVQVEKEKNEYLENLLKSK comes from the coding sequence ATGAGTATAGTAACAAAACCAAATCATATAGGGCGAAAAATTAGCCGTATTCGTGAATTAAAAGACATGAAACAGGAAGCTTTGGCGCAAGCTTTGGGCACAAGCCAACAAACTGTATCGACAATAGAAAATAGTGAAACTATTGATGAAGATAAATTAATTGAAGTAGCAATAGCACTTGGTGTAACTCCTGAAGCAATTAAAAATTTCTCTGAAGAAGCGGTTTTGAATATTATTGGCAATACGTACCACGATAATGGTATTGTTAATGCTGGAGTTAATCATAACTGTAACTTTAATCCACTTGATAAAGTAATAGAGCTTTACGAGAGATTAGTGCAAGTTGAAAAAGAAAAAAACGAATATTTAGAAAATTTATTAAAGTCTAAATAA
- a CDS encoding ATP-binding protein, whose protein sequence is MRKNYLILLLLFVVLSGCTSKSINDNDTTSAIDSLPIYLSLANDINVPFKSQQSYNKKAFNIIINQKDDSLNKVNLFKVANRYYNMGDWLAFKETSKLILERSKNSNDSISIGKAYTYLGDYYSFKTISDSAFLNYFKAEKVYLRIDDKYNLAKTFLSKANLQFGEGDFFESEITVFKTLRILKQQKNVNDLFYESYNLLGILYNEREEYSKALEFHNKALTTLNDKLISSDLQLKATSLNNIGFVYVRMNDYKRAQFFFNKGLEEKNLFKEKTILYAMLLDNLAYSKFKLKESEGLPELFYNALKIRDSLGLDSGIILNKIHLSEFFAYKNDTLNAVKYSKEALDLSRNSNRLRNTLESLKQIALVDPANASAYSKEYIQINERVQKAERKMGEKFSRIEYETNEIKDKNTSLNIQNRTLIYVFSICALLGFFFYVYMAQKNKNRELLFKQQQQVANEDIYNLMISQQNAIETIRLKEKKKVAQDLHDGILGRMFGVRISLDSLDKIDDETVPAKRKKYLADLREIEQDIREISHDLNKEKSDLINNFVVILNKLLENQKNTFDSELISSIDSSIRWDLVSNSIKINLYRIIQEALQNCNKYADAKTIKIELKNEVNYLFLVIADDGVGFNVNKAKKGIGLQNILYRTNECNGTIDIKSNKIEGTSIVIKIPIDQKINLHNNDN, encoded by the coding sequence TTGAGAAAAAACTACCTTATATTACTCTTACTATTTGTCGTTTTGTCTGGCTGTACCAGCAAAAGTATCAATGATAATGATACAACTTCAGCTATAGATAGTTTACCCATTTATTTATCGTTGGCCAACGATATTAACGTGCCGTTTAAATCCCAACAGAGCTACAACAAGAAAGCATTCAACATAATTATAAATCAGAAAGATGATTCCCTTAATAAAGTAAATTTATTTAAAGTCGCTAACCGATACTATAATATGGGAGATTGGTTAGCTTTTAAGGAAACTTCAAAATTAATTTTAGAAAGATCCAAAAATAGTAATGATTCAATATCTATAGGGAAAGCATATACCTATTTAGGAGATTACTATAGTTTTAAGACAATTTCCGATAGTGCTTTCTTAAACTATTTCAAGGCAGAGAAAGTTTATCTTCGAATTGATGATAAATATAATTTGGCCAAAACATTTTTAAGTAAGGCAAATTTACAATTCGGAGAAGGAGATTTTTTTGAAAGTGAGATTACAGTTTTTAAAACCTTAAGAATTTTAAAGCAACAAAAAAATGTAAATGATTTATTTTATGAATCCTATAACCTTTTAGGAATTTTGTATAATGAAAGAGAAGAGTATAGTAAAGCGTTAGAATTTCATAACAAAGCTTTAACTACTCTTAATGATAAATTAATCTCATCTGATCTTCAACTAAAAGCGACTTCACTTAATAATATTGGTTTTGTATATGTTCGGATGAATGATTACAAACGAGCTCAATTTTTTTTTAATAAAGGTTTGGAAGAAAAAAACCTTTTTAAAGAAAAGACTATATTATATGCCATGTTGTTGGATAATTTGGCCTATTCTAAGTTTAAATTAAAAGAATCAGAAGGACTTCCAGAGCTGTTTTATAATGCTTTAAAGATTAGAGATAGCTTGGGGTTGGATTCAGGAATAATATTAAATAAGATACACTTGTCTGAGTTTTTTGCATATAAAAATGACACTTTAAATGCAGTGAAATATTCTAAAGAAGCGCTTGATTTATCTAGAAATTCAAATAGATTAAGGAATACTCTAGAGTCTCTTAAGCAGATAGCTTTGGTTGATCCTGCAAATGCTTCGGCCTATTCTAAAGAGTATATTCAGATAAATGAAAGAGTACAAAAGGCAGAAAGAAAGATGGGAGAGAAATTTTCTCGAATAGAATATGAGACCAATGAAATAAAAGATAAGAATACGAGTTTAAATATTCAAAATAGAACATTGATATATGTTTTTAGTATTTGTGCTTTACTAGGATTCTTCTTTTATGTTTATATGGCGCAAAAAAACAAAAATAGAGAGCTACTTTTTAAGCAACAACAGCAGGTTGCTAATGAGGATATTTATAATCTGATGATTTCGCAACAAAATGCTATTGAGACAATAAGGTTAAAAGAAAAGAAAAAGGTTGCTCAAGATTTACATGATGGAATTTTAGGTAGAATGTTTGGGGTTAGGATAAGTCTGGATAGTTTGGATAAAATTGATGATGAAACTGTACCTGCGAAGCGTAAAAAATATTTAGCAGATTTAAGAGAAATTGAACAAGATATTCGTGAAATCTCACATGATTTAAATAAAGAAAAATCGGATTTGATTAATAATTTTGTTGTCATTCTTAACAAATTATTGGAGAATCAAAAAAACACTTTTGATTCAGAATTGATTTCAAGTATTGATTCAAGCATTAGATGGGATTTGGTGAGTAACTCGATTAAAATAAATTTATACAGAATTATTCAAGAAGCATTGCAAAATTGTAACAAATATGCAGATGCAAAAACAATAAAAATTGAGCTTAAAAATGAAGTGAATTACTTGTTTTTAGTAATAGCTGATGACGGTGTAGGGTTTAATGTAAACAAAGCTAAAAAGGGAATTGGGTTGCAAAATATTTTGTACCGAACAAATGAATGCAACGGAACTATTGATATTAAATCTAATAAAATAGAAGGAACTAGTATAGTAATTAAAATACCGATTGATCAAAAAATAAACCTACATAATAATGACAATTGA
- a CDS encoding ComF family protein, with amino-acid sequence MFNYIINLFFPKACAGCHSFLMANEIIICTICRHEMPLTQYYLNPKNEAFKKFYGKIEVEHVSAFLFFNKKGIVQDLIHNLKYKGYQNIGTLLGQWYVEDLKDLELDTPFDIIIPVPLHRKKFNERGYNQVTTFGQALSEGLNIDYNETILFRTRYSKTQSKKTLLGRSEGLAEIFDVSFTDADHNKHILLIDDVITTGATLEACSRALLKIPGIKISIVCMAMAHS; translated from the coding sequence ATGTTTAATTACATTATTAACCTATTTTTTCCAAAAGCGTGTGCTGGATGTCACTCTTTTTTAATGGCAAATGAAATTATAATTTGTACCATTTGTAGACATGAAATGCCTCTTACCCAATATTATTTAAACCCAAAAAATGAAGCTTTTAAAAAGTTTTATGGAAAAATTGAAGTAGAACATGTTTCTGCATTTCTTTTTTTTAATAAAAAAGGAATTGTTCAGGACCTCATCCATAATTTAAAATACAAAGGCTATCAAAATATAGGTACGCTTCTTGGACAATGGTATGTTGAAGATTTAAAAGATTTAGAACTAGACACCCCTTTTGATATAATAATCCCTGTGCCTTTGCATCGAAAAAAATTCAATGAAAGAGGCTATAATCAAGTAACTACTTTTGGACAAGCTCTTTCCGAAGGATTAAACATTGATTACAATGAAACTATATTATTTAGAACCAGATATTCCAAAACGCAATCTAAAAAAACCCTTTTAGGAAGATCCGAAGGATTAGCAGAAATATTTGATGTTTCTTTTACTGATGCAGATCATAATAAGCATATTTTACTCATCGATGATGTAATTACAACAGGCGCAACACTAGAGGCATGTTCCCGCGCATTACTAAAAATACCTGGTATAAAAATTAGCATCGTTTGTATGGCAATGGCGCATTCATAA
- a CDS encoding helix-turn-helix transcriptional regulator → MDETPKRFDRIVAILIQLQSKRIVKAQELANRFEVSLRTIYRDIRTLEASGVPIYSEAGVGYALMEGYRLPPVMFTREEASSFIAAEKLMQKFTDVALGNHYASAMYKLKAVLKSDDKDWVSTIESNVLMQSAEKLFNDKSPNTLAVLFESIAEKKQVILSYKALNSDEITDRNIESVGVFHDNNNWYVIGYCHLRSDYRQFRTDRVHGIKKTDQHFTLEHDSLETYLSKNETILTTKVRIRVEKRIAAYLSYERKYHGFISEIEVDNQIEMTFMSRDIEEGFPRWFLMFGDYAKIIEPQRLKFRVLELLEKNKNRLLEKNS, encoded by the coding sequence ATGGACGAAACTCCTAAACGATTTGACCGAATTGTGGCTATCCTAATCCAATTACAATCCAAAAGAATTGTAAAAGCACAGGAATTGGCTAATCGTTTTGAGGTAAGTCTGCGAACTATTTATCGTGACATTCGCACTCTTGAAGCTTCTGGAGTTCCTATTTACAGTGAAGCTGGAGTTGGTTATGCTTTAATGGAAGGATATCGCTTACCTCCTGTAATGTTTACTAGAGAAGAAGCCAGCAGTTTTATCGCTGCCGAGAAATTAATGCAAAAATTTACTGATGTTGCTTTAGGAAATCACTATGCTTCGGCGATGTACAAACTAAAGGCTGTACTTAAGAGCGATGATAAAGATTGGGTTTCTACAATTGAATCGAACGTTTTAATGCAATCTGCCGAAAAACTTTTTAATGATAAATCACCCAATACTTTAGCCGTTCTTTTTGAAAGTATTGCCGAGAAAAAACAAGTTATTCTTTCCTATAAAGCTTTAAATTCTGATGAAATCACCGATAGAAATATTGAATCGGTTGGTGTGTTTCATGATAATAACAATTGGTACGTTATAGGATATTGTCATTTACGTAGCGATTATAGACAGTTTCGAACAGATCGTGTACACGGAATAAAAAAAACAGATCAGCACTTTACATTAGAGCATGATTCTCTAGAGACTTACTTAAGTAAAAATGAAACGATCTTAACTACCAAAGTACGTATTCGTGTTGAGAAAAGAATAGCTGCTTATTTATCTTATGAGCGAAAATATCATGGTTTCATTTCTGAAATAGAAGTAGATAATCAAATAGAAATGACTTTTATGTCACGCGATATCGAAGAAGGTTTTCCTCGTTGGTTTTTAATGTTTGGCGATTATGCTAAAATAATTGAACCTCAACGATTAAAATTTCGTGTTTTAGAATTACTAGAAAAGAACAAAAACAGACTTCTAGAAAAAAACTCCTAA